From Fusobacterium varium, one genomic window encodes:
- the tet(O) gene encoding tetracycline resistance ribosomal protection protein Tet(O) gives MKIINLGILAHVDAGKTTLTESLLYTSGAIAEPGSVDKGTTRTDTMNLERQRGITIQTAVTSFQWEDVKVNIIDTPGHMDFLAEVYRSLSVLDGAVLLVSAKDGIQAQTRILFHALQTMKIPTIFFINKIDQEGIDLPMVYREMKAKLSSEIIVKQKVGQHPHINVTDNDDMEQWDTVIMGNDELLEKYMSGKLFKMSELEQEENRRFQNGTLFPVYHGSAKNNLGIRQLIEVIASKFYSSTPEGQSELCGQVFKIEYSEKRRRFVYVRIYSGTLHLRDVIRISEKEKIKITEMYVPTNGELYSSDTACSGDIVILPNDVLQLNSILGNEILLPQRKFIENPLPMLQTTIAVKKSEQREILLGALTEISDCDPLLKYYVDTTTHEIILSFLGNLQMEVICAILEEKYHVEAEIKEPTVIYMERPLRKAEYTIHIEVPPNPFWASVGLSIEPLPIGSGVQYESRVSLGYLNQSFQNAVMEGVLYGCEQGLYGWKVTDCKICFEYGLYYSPVSTPVDFRLLSPIVLEQALKKAGTELLEPYLHFEIYAPQEYLSRAYHDAPRYCADIVSTQIKNDEVILKGEIPARCIQEYRNDLTYFTNGQGVCLTELKGYQPAIGKFICQPRRPNSRIDKVRHMFHKLA, from the coding sequence ATGAAAATAATTAACTTAGGCATTCTGGCTCACGTTGACGCAGGAAAGACAACATTAACGGAGAGTTTATTGTATACCAGTGGTGCAATTGCAGAACCAGGGAGCGTAGATAAAGGCACAACAAGGACAGATACAATGAATTTGGAGCGTCAAAGGGGAATCACTATCCAGACAGCAGTGACATCTTTTCAGTGGGAGGATGTAAAAGTCAACATTATAGATACGCCAGGCCATATGGATTTTTTGGCGGAAGTATACCGTTCTTTATCCGTATTAGACGGAGCAGTATTATTAGTTTCTGCAAAGGATGGCATACAGGCACAGACCCGTATACTGTTTCATGCACTACAGACAATGAAGATTCCGACAATTTTTTTCATCAATAAAATTGACCAAGAGGGGATTGATTTGCCAATGGTATATCGAGAAATGAAAGCAAAGCTTTCTTCGGAAATTATAGTGAAGCAAAAGGTTGGGCAGCATCCCCATATAAATGTAACAGACAATGACGATATGGAACAGTGGGATACGGTAATTATGGGAAACGATGAACTATTAGAGAAATATATGTCAGGGAAACTGTTTAAAATGTCAGAACTGGAACAGGAAGAAAACAGGAGATTCCAAAACGGAACGTTATTTCCCGTTTATCACGGAAGCGCTAAAAACAATCTGGGGATTCGGCAGCTTATAGAAGTAATTGCCAGTAAATTTTATTCATCAACGCCTGAAGGTCAATCTGAACTATGCGGGCAGGTTTTTAAGATTGAATATTCAGAGAAAAGGCGGCGTTTTGTTTATGTGCGTATATATAGCGGAACATTGCATTTGAGGGATGTTATTAGAATATCTGAAAAAGAGAAAATAAAAATCACAGAGATGTATGTTCCGACAAACGGTGAATTATATTCATCCGATACAGCCTGCTCTGGTGATATTGTAATTTTACCAAATGATGTTTTGCAGCTAAACAGTATTTTGGGGAACGAAATACTGTTGCCGCAGAGAAAATTTATTGAAAATCCTCTCCCTATGCTCCAAACAACGATTGCAGTAAAGAAATCTGAACAGCGGGAAATATTGCTTGGGGCACTTACAGAAATTTCAGATTGCGACCCTCTTTTAAAATATTATGTGGATACTACAACGCATGAGATTATACTTTCTTTTTTGGGGAATTTGCAGATGGAAGTCATTTGTGCCATCCTTGAGGAAAAATATCATGTGGAGGCAGAAATAAAAGAGCCTACTGTTATATATATGGAAAGACCGCTTAGAAAAGCAGAATATACCATCCACATAGAAGTCCCGCCAAATCCTTTCTGGGCTTCTGTCGGGTTGTCCATAGAGCCGCTCCCTATTGGAAGCGGAGTGCAGTATGAAAGCAGAGTTTCACTTGGATATTTAAATCAATCGTTCCAAAATGCGGTTATGGAGGGGGTTCTTTATGGCTGCGAGCAGGGGCTGTATGGATGGAAAGTGACAGACTGTAAAATCTGTTTTGAATATGGATTGTATTATAGTCCTGTAAGTACCCCCGTAGACTTTCGGCTACTTTCCCCTATCGTATTGGAGCAGGCTTTAAAAAAAGCAGGGACAGAACTATTAGAGCCATATCTCCACTTTGAAATTTATGCACCGCAGGAATATCTCTCACGGGCGTATCATGATGCTCCAAGGTATTGTGCAGATATTGTAAGTACTCAGATAAAGAATGACGAGGTCATTCTGAAAGGAGAAATCCCTGCTAGATGTATTCAAGAATACAGGAACGATTTAACTTATTTCACAAATGGGCAGGGAGTCTGCTTGACAGAGTTAAAAGGATACCAGCCAGCTATTGGTAAATTTATTTGCCAACCCCGCCGCCCGAATAGCCGTATAGATAAGGTTCGGCATATGTTCCACAAGTTAGCTTAA